A single genomic interval of Antarcticibacterium arcticum harbors:
- a CDS encoding CNNM domain-containing protein encodes MGLLLFYAIISIFFSFLCSILEAALLSFTPGFIKLKVKEGKAYAHTLTNLKKDIDKPLIAILTVNTVAHTVGAIMVGVQSEKVFGDGGGAVGIVSAVMTIAILVLSEIIPKTIGATYWQSLGKFTATTLKLMIFPLKYTGILWLMLLTTKLIGKSAHVSTMSREEFIALSDTAGEEGVFEESETTVIKNILVFKSVLAKDVMTPFSVSVIENEATTIEHFHNTHKNLQFSRIPIYKNKPNNITGFILKDDVLEELINNRGDEPLSILRREIFITRPKTPIPELFEIFIQRKNHIAIVIDEYGNNLGLVTMEDIIETLLGLEIMDESDDIEDMQVLARKNWEKRAKKIGLVKRDDIDIDEGNQSV; translated from the coding sequence ATGGGATTACTTCTCTTTTATGCTATTATATCAATATTTTTCTCCTTTTTATGTTCTATCCTTGAAGCTGCCCTGCTAAGTTTTACCCCGGGTTTTATTAAACTGAAAGTAAAGGAAGGAAAAGCATATGCTCACACGTTAACCAATTTAAAAAAAGACATAGATAAACCCTTAATTGCAATATTAACAGTTAATACCGTTGCCCATACAGTTGGGGCTATAATGGTTGGGGTACAATCTGAAAAAGTTTTTGGTGACGGCGGTGGGGCGGTAGGAATCGTTTCGGCTGTGATGACCATTGCCATCCTGGTACTTTCTGAAATTATACCCAAGACAATTGGTGCTACATACTGGCAGTCCCTGGGGAAATTTACAGCCACTACCTTAAAGCTTATGATCTTTCCCTTAAAATATACCGGAATCCTCTGGCTTATGTTATTAACCACCAAATTGATTGGGAAATCGGCACACGTTAGCACCATGAGCAGGGAAGAGTTTATAGCCCTATCTGATACAGCCGGGGAAGAAGGCGTTTTTGAAGAAAGTGAAACTACCGTGATCAAAAATATCCTGGTTTTTAAATCGGTACTGGCGAAAGATGTGATGACCCCATTTTCGGTTTCGGTGATAGAGAATGAAGCTACTACCATTGAGCACTTTCATAATACCCATAAAAATCTTCAATTTTCCCGAATACCCATTTATAAGAATAAACCAAATAACATTACCGGTTTTATACTTAAGGATGATGTATTGGAAGAACTTATAAATAACAGAGGGGATGAGCCCCTGTCAATCTTAAGACGGGAAATCTTCATTACCAGGCCCAAAACCCCCATTCCTGAACTTTTTGAGATCTTTATCCAGCGAAAGAATCATATTGCGATTGTAATAGATGAATATGGAAACAACCTTGGGTTGGTAACCATGGAAGATATTATAGAAACTTTACTGGGGCTCGAAATTATGGATGAAAGTGATGATATTGAAGATATGCAGGTTTTGGCCCGAAAGAACTGGGAAAAACGGGCAAAAAAGATTGGGCTTGTAAAACGGGATGATATTGATATAGATGAAGGTAACCAGTCTGTTTAA
- a CDS encoding methylated-DNA--[protein]-cysteine S-methyltransferase: protein MKVTSLFKTPLGTAEISGCESGISSIRILDEYRSESTEIPAVLLPAVQQLKAYFNGELQEFNLKLNPEGTPFQKSVWNNLTQIPYGKTQSYLELSKKLGDVKAIRAVAAANGKNPLWIVVPCHRVIGSDGSLTGYAGGLWRKKWLLDHEFPPVQQSLF, encoded by the coding sequence ATGAAGGTAACCAGTCTGTTTAAAACCCCTCTGGGCACCGCCGAAATATCAGGCTGTGAAAGTGGGATATCTTCTATTAGGATCCTTGATGAATACCGTTCAGAAAGCACTGAAATACCTGCTGTTCTACTACCGGCGGTACAACAATTGAAGGCATATTTTAACGGAGAATTACAGGAATTCAATTTGAAATTGAATCCGGAAGGCACTCCATTTCAAAAATCGGTATGGAACAATCTCACCCAGATTCCCTATGGAAAAACACAATCTTACCTCGAGCTATCTAAAAAGCTAGGTGATGTTAAAGCCATAAGAGCCGTGGCGGCTGCAAATGGAAAAAACCCACTGTGGATTGTGGTCCCCTGTCACAGGGTGATTGGCAGTGATGGTTCCCTCACCGGTTATGCCGGAGGTCTTTGGCGAAAAAAATGGTTACTGGACCATGAATTTCCACCGGTACAACAAAGTTTGTTCTAG
- a CDS encoding serine hydrolase domain-containing protein, with protein MKTLVRILGLIAGLLLVAILLLYIFNYEYILRGLSVVYFKGHTTAYIDDHPEFSNRVIPAGEQPQPWPSHKMYNSAAPTKRLEQTNRDLGTVAFMIIKNDSIWYENYTEGYDKSSLTNSFSMGKSITTALLGKAIKDGYIKDLDQPVTDFFPEFENPDFPALTVGDLSSMASGLNWEENYYNPFSVTARVYFDNDIRKIARDLRIISEPGKEFEYLSGNTILLGLVIEKATQKDLSSYLSESFWKPMGMSGDALWQLDSDESGMEKAFCCIASNARDFAKFGKLFKEYGKWNNTQILDSAFVATAIKPRFEASPQYGYGFWLSEYNGKEIFYMRGVLGQYVIVIPEDDLIIVRLGQKLIKRNDEEEHSPDFFIYIEETYKMLGND; from the coding sequence ATGAAAACACTTGTAAGAATACTGGGGTTAATAGCGGGCCTGCTCCTTGTGGCCATTTTGCTACTGTATATTTTTAATTATGAATATATTCTGCGCGGGCTTAGTGTGGTTTATTTTAAAGGCCATACCACCGCGTATATTGATGATCATCCGGAATTTTCAAACCGGGTTATTCCGGCGGGGGAACAACCTCAGCCCTGGCCATCTCATAAAATGTATAATAGCGCAGCTCCTACAAAAAGGCTGGAGCAAACCAATAGAGACCTTGGCACAGTTGCTTTTATGATCATTAAAAATGATAGTATCTGGTATGAGAATTATACAGAAGGGTATGATAAAAGTTCTCTTACCAACTCCTTTTCAATGGGAAAATCCATTACCACGGCACTGCTGGGAAAAGCTATCAAAGATGGATATATTAAAGATCTGGATCAACCGGTAACAGATTTTTTCCCCGAATTTGAAAATCCGGATTTTCCGGCATTAACTGTGGGAGACCTGTCCTCTATGGCTTCAGGGCTTAACTGGGAAGAAAATTATTACAATCCGTTTTCGGTTACAGCACGGGTGTATTTTGATAATGACATTAGGAAAATAGCGCGGGATCTCAGAATCATAAGCGAGCCGGGCAAAGAGTTTGAATATCTTAGCGGGAATACCATTCTTCTGGGTCTTGTAATTGAAAAGGCCACTCAAAAAGATCTTTCTTCCTATTTAAGCGAAAGTTTCTGGAAACCTATGGGGATGAGTGGAGATGCGCTTTGGCAATTGGACAGTGATGAAAGTGGAATGGAAAAAGCTTTTTGCTGTATTGCCTCAAACGCCAGGGATTTTGCGAAATTCGGAAAGCTTTTTAAGGAATACGGCAAATGGAATAATACACAGATTCTGGATTCTGCTTTCGTGGCAACCGCAATAAAACCTCGATTTGAAGCCTCTCCACAATATGGTTACGGTTTTTGGCTTAGTGAGTATAATGGAAAAGAGATCTTTTACATGCGGGGAGTTCTTGGCCAGTATGTTATTGTAATACCTGAAGATGATCTCATAATTGTGCGGCTTGGGCAAAAGCTTATTAAACGTAACGATGAAGAGGAGCATTCCCCAGATTTTTTCATTTATATTGAAGAAACCTATAAAATGCTGGGTAATGATTAG
- a CDS encoding 3'-5' exonuclease: MIRKLNLEHILFLDIETVPEEKNFNDLTEEKKKLWEEKSKYQRKEDFTPEEFYDRAGIWAEFGKIICISVGFFKFKNGVRTFRVTTFKGAEEKILLDFSELLESHFYKPHHLLCAHNGKEFDFPYIARRCMIHNLPLPGKLDLFGKKPWEVPHLDTLELWKFGDYKHYTSLKLLTNVLGIPSPKEDIDGSEVRDVFYIDHGIGRIVNYCEKDVVAIAQVILKLRQESLLEESEIITV; the protein is encoded by the coding sequence ATGATTAGAAAACTTAATTTGGAACATATTCTCTTCCTTGATATCGAAACCGTACCGGAAGAAAAGAACTTCAACGATCTTACCGAAGAAAAAAAGAAGTTATGGGAGGAGAAATCCAAATATCAGCGAAAGGAGGATTTCACTCCTGAAGAGTTCTATGACCGGGCCGGCATTTGGGCCGAATTCGGGAAGATAATTTGTATCTCTGTGGGATTTTTTAAGTTTAAAAACGGGGTAAGAACGTTTAGGGTTACCACTTTCAAGGGGGCTGAAGAAAAGATCCTTCTGGATTTCTCTGAATTGCTTGAATCCCACTTTTACAAGCCTCATCATTTACTTTGTGCTCATAACGGTAAGGAATTTGACTTTCCTTATATAGCCCGCCGGTGCATGATCCATAATCTTCCTTTACCCGGTAAACTGGATCTCTTCGGAAAAAAACCCTGGGAGGTACCACACCTGGATACCTTGGAATTATGGAAATTTGGGGATTACAAACATTATACTTCCCTTAAGCTCCTCACCAATGTTCTTGGAATTCCTTCTCCCAAAGAAGATATAGATGGGAGTGAAGTGAGGGATGTATTTTACATAGACCATGGTATTGGAAGGATTGTAAATTACTGCGAAAAAGACGTAGTCGCCATTGCTCAGGTAATTTTGAAATTGCGCCAGGAATCTTTGCTGGAAGAATCAGAAATTATAACCGTATAG
- the amaB gene encoding L-piperidine-6-carboxylate dehydrogenase, with amino-acid sequence MSEITQKFGIKQALEALGIEDINEGTSTGANFFGSGEIIESYSPVDGALIGKVRSTTREDYEKVMSAATEGFKTWKVMPAPQRGEIVRKFNDELRRLKEPLGKLVSYEMGKSYQEGLGEVQEMIDICDFAVGLSRQLHGLTMHSERPGHRMYEQYHPLGVVGIISAFNFPVAVWSWNTALAWVCGDACVWKGSEKTPVTSVACQKIAAKVFAENGVPEGISCLVSGDYKVGEMMTNDERIPLISATGSTRMGKIVASKVAERLGKTLLELGGNNAIIVTPDADIKMTVIGAVFGAVGTAGQRCTSTRRLIIHESMYDKVKDAVVAAYKQLRIGNPLDEKNHVGPLIDKDAVKNYQAALDKVVKEGGKIIVEGGVLEGEGYESGCYVKPAIAEAENSYEIVQHETFAPVLYLLKYSGNIEDALEIQNGVRQGLSSAIMTNNLREAEHFLSVQGSDCGIANVNIGTSGAEIGGAFGGEKDTGGGRESGSDAWKIYMRRQTNTINYTTELPLAQGIKFDL; translated from the coding sequence ATGAGTGAAATTACCCAAAAATTTGGAATTAAACAAGCCCTGGAAGCCCTGGGAATTGAAGATATCAATGAAGGAACATCCACCGGTGCAAATTTCTTTGGAAGCGGGGAAATTATTGAATCATATTCCCCCGTTGATGGTGCCCTTATAGGAAAGGTAAGATCTACCACCAGGGAAGATTATGAGAAGGTCATGAGTGCCGCTACAGAAGGTTTTAAAACCTGGAAAGTAATGCCGGCACCTCAAAGGGGAGAGATCGTTAGAAAATTCAATGATGAACTGCGAAGGCTTAAGGAGCCTCTGGGAAAACTCGTTTCTTATGAAATGGGAAAATCTTATCAGGAAGGTTTAGGCGAGGTTCAGGAAATGATAGATATATGTGATTTTGCAGTAGGATTGTCCCGGCAGTTACATGGTTTGACGATGCATTCAGAACGGCCCGGGCATAGAATGTATGAACAATATCATCCATTGGGAGTGGTTGGTATCATTTCAGCATTTAATTTTCCGGTTGCTGTATGGTCATGGAATACAGCACTTGCGTGGGTATGTGGAGATGCATGTGTTTGGAAAGGATCTGAGAAAACCCCGGTTACCTCTGTAGCTTGCCAAAAGATCGCCGCTAAAGTGTTTGCTGAAAATGGAGTGCCTGAAGGAATTTCCTGTCTTGTTTCAGGAGATTACAAAGTTGGGGAAATGATGACCAATGATGAAAGAATTCCTCTTATCTCTGCTACTGGTTCTACAAGAATGGGAAAAATCGTAGCCTCTAAAGTAGCGGAAAGACTTGGAAAGACGCTGCTTGAGCTTGGTGGAAATAATGCGATAATAGTTACACCCGATGCCGATATAAAAATGACGGTTATTGGGGCTGTATTTGGGGCAGTGGGTACTGCCGGCCAGCGATGCACCTCTACCCGCAGACTCATCATACATGAATCTATGTATGATAAAGTAAAAGATGCTGTGGTTGCTGCATATAAACAATTAAGGATAGGTAACCCTCTTGATGAAAAGAATCATGTAGGGCCATTGATAGATAAAGACGCTGTTAAGAATTACCAGGCTGCGCTTGATAAAGTGGTGAAAGAGGGCGGAAAGATCATCGTAGAAGGAGGAGTCCTGGAGGGTGAAGGTTATGAAAGCGGATGTTATGTAAAACCCGCGATTGCTGAAGCAGAAAACAGCTATGAGATTGTTCAGCACGAAACTTTCGCTCCTGTGCTTTACCTGCTAAAGTATTCAGGAAATATCGAAGATGCCCTCGAGATCCAAAACGGGGTAAGACAAGGATTATCTTCGGCTATTATGACCAATAACCTTCGGGAGGCAGAACACTTTCTTTCTGTGCAGGGATCAGATTGCGGAATCGCAAATGTGAACATAGGAACCAGCGGAGCAGAGATAGGCGGCGCATTTGGAGGTGAAAAGGATACAGGTGGCGGCCGTGAATCTGGTTCTGATGCCTGGAAGATCTATATGAGGAGACAAACCAATACGATCAATTATACTACTGAATTGCCTCTTGCGCAGGGTATAAAATTTGATCTTTAA
- a CDS encoding 3-hydroxyanthranilate 3,4-dioxygenase → MPIDKPFNLNKWIEQNRDLLKPPVGNKNIYRESNDYIVMVVGGPNARKDYHYNETEELFYQLEGNIKVHIQENGLKRTMELGPGDMYLHPGKVPHSPEREEGSIGIVIERKRVGLEGMDGLLWYCDNCNNKLYEVFFPLDNIETDFLAHFKKFYQSEELRTCQNCGTVMPADPKFIAEVQND, encoded by the coding sequence ATGCCAATAGATAAACCTTTCAATCTCAATAAGTGGATAGAACAAAACCGAGATCTTTTAAAGCCGCCGGTTGGAAATAAAAATATTTACAGAGAATCAAATGATTATATAGTGATGGTAGTTGGTGGGCCTAATGCCCGGAAAGATTACCACTATAATGAGACCGAGGAGTTATTTTATCAACTGGAAGGGAACATAAAGGTCCATATTCAGGAAAACGGATTAAAAAGAACAATGGAACTGGGTCCGGGAGATATGTACCTGCATCCGGGAAAAGTACCGCATTCGCCCGAAAGGGAGGAGGGCTCAATAGGTATTGTAATTGAGCGAAAAAGAGTTGGATTGGAAGGAATGGACGGTTTGCTTTGGTATTGTGATAATTGCAATAATAAATTATATGAGGTCTTCTTTCCCCTGGATAATATCGAAACCGATTTCCTGGCTCATTTTAAAAAGTTTTATCAAAGTGAAGAATTAAGAACCTGCCAGAATTGCGGGACGGTAATGCCCGCCGATCCCAAATTTATAGCAGAAGTACAAAACGATTAA
- a CDS encoding isoaspartyl peptidase/L-asparaginase family protein, which produces MKKLLLLLTFVSLMACNQSTVDKKPLGETGEVPVSDKVEGDNFGIVIHGGAGTILKENMTDSLEIEYKAVLEEAIRVGHQILAEGGTSLEAVQRTINVMEDHPLFNAGKGAVFTNEGKNELDASIMDGETLKAGAVAGVTTVKNPINLAYRVMSKSPHVFLAGKGAEQFAEEQGLELVEPAYFHTEARFKALERIKETETTELDHNAGKSAFVDPFIKDSKYGTVGAVALDKNGNLAAGTSTGGMTNKKWNRIGDVPIIGAGTYANNATCAVSATGWGEYFIRGVVAYDISAMMEYKKMSLEEAAQAVVQDKLTELGGEGGIIAIDNKGNIAMEFNSAGMYRAAMNKNGELTMGIYKENEKAK; this is translated from the coding sequence ATGAAAAAATTACTACTACTGCTTACCTTCGTCTCGTTAATGGCATGTAACCAATCTACAGTTGATAAAAAACCTTTGGGGGAAACCGGAGAGGTTCCTGTTTCAGACAAAGTGGAAGGAGATAATTTTGGGATCGTAATTCATGGCGGTGCCGGGACAATTTTAAAAGAAAACATGACCGATTCCCTGGAAATAGAATACAAAGCTGTTCTTGAAGAAGCGATAAGGGTAGGACATCAAATACTTGCTGAAGGGGGTACCTCCCTGGAGGCTGTACAGCGTACAATTAATGTAATGGAAGACCATCCTTTGTTTAATGCAGGGAAGGGAGCAGTATTTACAAACGAGGGAAAGAATGAACTGGATGCCTCTATTATGGATGGCGAAACTTTAAAAGCTGGTGCCGTAGCAGGAGTAACTACGGTTAAAAATCCCATTAATCTTGCTTACCGGGTAATGTCAAAATCCCCTCACGTTTTCCTTGCAGGGAAGGGTGCAGAGCAGTTTGCTGAGGAACAGGGGCTGGAACTTGTTGAACCTGCTTATTTTCACACAGAGGCGAGGTTTAAAGCACTTGAAAGGATTAAGGAAACTGAAACAACTGAACTGGATCACAACGCCGGAAAATCGGCATTTGTAGATCCCTTTATCAAAGATTCCAAATATGGAACCGTTGGAGCGGTGGCGCTGGATAAGAACGGAAATCTTGCGGCCGGGACCTCAACAGGAGGAATGACCAATAAAAAATGGAACCGAATTGGAGATGTTCCAATAATAGGAGCAGGAACTTATGCCAATAATGCAACTTGTGCGGTATCTGCCACAGGATGGGGAGAATACTTTATTCGTGGAGTGGTCGCTTATGATATTTCAGCAATGATGGAATATAAGAAAATGAGCCTTGAGGAGGCGGCACAGGCGGTAGTACAGGATAAATTAACGGAATTAGGCGGGGAAGGCGGAATTATTGCCATAGACAATAAAGGAAATATTGCCATGGAATTCAACTCGGCAGGGATGTATCGGGCTGCAATGAACAAAAATGGGGAGTTGACTATGGGAATTTATAAAGAGAACGAAAAAGCTAAATAA
- a CDS encoding GNAT family N-acetyltransferase, whose product MQVKHTENDGSGDFTALIEGREAGKMTYTSAGENKFSLDHTEVISTYKGKGVGKELLKSAAEYARNNNYKIVPVCSYAKTLMERSSDYDDVLN is encoded by the coding sequence ATGCAGGTAAAACATACAGAAAACGATGGCTCAGGAGATTTCACCGCACTCATCGAAGGCAGAGAGGCGGGTAAGATGACGTATACTTCTGCCGGGGAAAATAAATTTAGTTTAGATCATACAGAAGTTATTTCAACATATAAAGGAAAAGGAGTAGGGAAAGAATTGCTTAAAAGCGCTGCTGAATATGCACGGAATAATAATTATAAGATTGTACCTGTATGCTCGTATGCCAAAACACTAATGGAAAGATCGTCAGATTATGATGATGTTTTAAATTAG
- a CDS encoding YciI family protein yields MKRLSLLIGLMLLIVSCEQPIEKVRGIPAEARVKTEAPNAKSIADELNKKGYKTFLYEEGDTTYLMQQYFIVFLKKGTNRSQDSATAAKLQEQHMAHLERMYVEGYSSLTGPMGDDGDIRGIVVYNTPTQKEADSLARLDPMVQAGRLEVEVRPWWTAKGGKLN; encoded by the coding sequence ATGAAAAGATTATCGCTGTTAATTGGTTTGATGCTGCTTATTGTATCTTGTGAGCAGCCAATAGAAAAAGTGCGGGGTATCCCGGCCGAAGCCAGGGTGAAGACAGAGGCTCCCAACGCTAAATCCATAGCCGATGAGCTTAATAAAAAAGGTTATAAAACATTTTTGTATGAAGAAGGTGATACCACCTATTTAATGCAGCAATATTTTATTGTATTTCTTAAAAAAGGAACCAACCGCTCTCAGGATTCGGCTACTGCAGCCAAGCTCCAGGAGCAACATATGGCGCATCTTGAAAGGATGTATGTAGAAGGCTACTCAAGCCTTACAGGACCTATGGGAGACGATGGGGATATAAGAGGGATTGTGGTGTATAATACTCCCACACAAAAGGAGGCAGACAGCCTCGCGAGATTGGATCCAATGGTACAGGCAGGAAGACTGGAAGTTGAAGTTCGCCCCTGGTGGACCGCTAAAGGAGGGAAATTAAATTAA
- a CDS encoding CYTH domain-containing protein codes for MIEIERKFLVKSSDFKTGSYQQTRIIQGFLNTDPERTVRVRINGKHAFITIKGISSKNGLSRFEWEKEIPVVEAEVLLDLCEPGKIEKVRYLVKNDNHTFEVDEFFGKNLGLIIAEIELNKEDEIFVKPSWLGEEVTGDVRYYNSQLSKDPYINWKKDLE; via the coding sequence ATGATTGAAATTGAACGCAAATTCCTTGTTAAGTCTTCCGATTTTAAAACCGGTTCATATCAACAAACCAGGATAATACAGGGCTTTTTAAACACAGATCCTGAAAGGACTGTGCGTGTTAGGATCAATGGTAAACACGCTTTTATAACAATTAAAGGTATTTCTTCAAAAAACGGATTGAGCAGGTTTGAATGGGAAAAGGAAATTCCTGTGGTTGAAGCAGAAGTCCTGCTGGATTTATGCGAACCCGGAAAAATAGAAAAAGTGAGGTACCTGGTAAAAAATGATAACCACACTTTTGAGGTCGATGAATTTTTTGGAAAAAACCTGGGTCTTATCATTGCCGAAATCGAATTGAATAAAGAAGATGAGATTTTTGTAAAACCCTCCTGGCTTGGAGAGGAGGTTACCGGAGATGTGCGGTATTATAATTCTCAATTAAGTAAAGATCCTTATATTAACTGGAAAAAAGATTTGGAATGA
- a CDS encoding NAD(P)H-binding protein, translating to MKTAILLGATGLTGGILLQKLLKDPAYGKVVLFSRSSVAVKDEKIEEHLIDLFKLEEYGELFNADVVFCCIGTTKSKTPDEDTYRKIDYGIPVAAAKLCNENGIETFEVISSMGSSPGSKVFYNRIKGEMEEAVLAQNITNTYIFQPSLIAGDRVEKRFFENLAKNALKVLNFVLVGPLKKYRSIHPEIIARAMIQVDKHGFKHTRIQSNEIREIAEKS from the coding sequence ATGAAAACAGCAATATTATTAGGAGCAACCGGCCTCACCGGCGGAATTTTACTTCAGAAATTATTAAAAGATCCTGCTTATGGAAAAGTGGTCCTTTTTTCAAGATCATCGGTTGCGGTTAAAGATGAAAAAATAGAAGAACATCTTATTGACTTGTTTAAGCTGGAAGAATATGGGGAACTTTTTAATGCCGATGTGGTTTTTTGCTGTATTGGAACTACCAAAAGTAAAACGCCAGATGAGGATACTTATCGTAAAATAGATTATGGAATCCCGGTAGCTGCCGCTAAGCTTTGTAATGAGAATGGAATTGAAACATTTGAAGTGATCTCTTCAATGGGTTCCAGCCCCGGCAGCAAGGTTTTTTATAACAGGATCAAAGGGGAAATGGAAGAAGCTGTTCTTGCTCAAAACATTACTAACACGTACATATTCCAGCCTTCTCTTATTGCCGGGGACAGGGTGGAAAAACGGTTTTTTGAAAATCTCGCCAAAAATGCCTTGAAAGTTCTTAATTTCGTCCTGGTTGGACCCCTGAAAAAATACAGGTCCATTCACCCCGAAATTATTGCCCGGGCAATGATACAGGTAGATAAACATGGATTTAAACACACCAGGATCCAATCAAACGAAATAAGGGAAATAGCTGAAAAATCTTAA
- the dinB gene encoding DNA polymerase IV encodes MQDSVVLRKIIHIDMDAFYASVEQLDNPELLNKAIAVGGSEERGVVAAASYEARKFGVRSAMSSVIAKRNCPHLIFVKPRFERYREVSNQIREIFLEYTDLVEPLSLDEAYLDVTINKKGNPSATLIAKEIRQKIKEKTGLNASAGISINKFIAKVASDINKPNGQKTVNPEEVEEFLEKLEIRKFHGVGKVTAEKMYQLGIFKGADLKLKTEEFLTENFGKSGPYYYQVVRGNHSSEVKPNRIRKSLGAERTFDTNISSEIFMLERLENIAEEIERRLKKNKVAGKTITLKIKYSDFTLHTRSKTIPYYISSKKLIQDIARELLFQEKMKESVRLLGITLSNLNTADIQGKTEEKEIAVQLRFEF; translated from the coding sequence ATGCAGGATTCCGTTGTTTTACGCAAGATCATTCATATAGATATGGATGCCTTTTATGCTTCAGTAGAACAACTGGACAATCCTGAACTTTTGAATAAAGCTATAGCTGTTGGCGGAAGTGAGGAAAGAGGTGTAGTAGCAGCGGCAAGTTATGAAGCCCGTAAGTTTGGGGTGAGGAGCGCGATGAGCAGTGTTATTGCCAAACGCAATTGTCCTCATTTAATTTTTGTAAAACCGCGATTTGAACGTTACAGGGAAGTTTCCAACCAGATAAGGGAAATTTTTCTGGAGTATACAGATCTGGTGGAACCCCTTTCCCTTGATGAGGCTTACCTGGATGTTACCATCAACAAAAAAGGAAATCCCAGTGCCACCTTGATCGCCAAAGAGATTCGGCAAAAAATTAAAGAAAAGACAGGGTTAAATGCCTCGGCAGGGATTTCAATTAATAAATTCATAGCCAAAGTGGCCAGTGACATTAATAAACCTAACGGGCAAAAAACCGTAAATCCGGAAGAAGTTGAAGAGTTTCTTGAAAAACTGGAGATAAGGAAATTTCATGGAGTGGGAAAGGTGACCGCCGAGAAAATGTACCAACTGGGTATTTTTAAGGGGGCCGACCTTAAATTAAAAACGGAAGAATTCCTTACTGAGAATTTTGGAAAAAGCGGACCCTATTATTACCAGGTAGTAAGAGGAAACCACAGCAGCGAGGTAAAACCTAACAGGATAAGGAAATCCCTTGGTGCAGAAAGAACCTTTGATACCAATATCTCTTCTGAAATATTTATGCTGGAACGGCTGGAAAATATTGCGGAAGAAATTGAACGAAGGCTGAAAAAAAACAAGGTGGCGGGGAAAACCATTACCTTAAAAATAAAGTACAGTGATTTTACCTTACATACCCGAAGCAAAACAATTCCATACTACATCTCCTCAAAAAAGCTGATCCAGGATATTGCCCGGGAGTTGCTCTTTCAGGAAAAAATGAAAGAATCTGTTAGGCTTCTTGGTATTACACTTTCAAATTTAAATACCGCTGATATACAGGGGAAAACCGAAGAAAAAGAAATTGCTGTACAGCTGCGATTTGAATTTTGA